A window of bacterium genomic DNA:
CGGGCAGCCGCCGCCGACCCGGACCTTGATCGCCTCGCGGGCGGCGAGCGCCTGCTCCGCCGACGCGACCAGCGCCTCGTCCACGCCGTTCTTCCCGACCTGGACCGCGGGGCGTTCGCCGTGGAGCGCGGCGCGGATCTCCCGCCGTTCCTTGCCGCCCGTCGTGTGCCGCACCGGACCGATCATCGTCCCTCCGGCAGCGCGCCGAGCAGCCCGCGCGCCGTGTCGTCCCCGGGCGCCCGCCGCAGGTAGTTGGTCAGGAGCTCGCGCGCCTCGCCGGCGCGGCCGTGGTCGGCCATCAGGACCGCGAGACGCAGCGTCGCGCCGCTGAAGAGCGGGTTCTCGGCCAGCGCCGCGCGGTAGTCGGCCTCCGCGCCGGCGGCGTCGTTCAGGTTCTCGCGGGCCGCGCCGCGGAGCATCAGCGCCTCGGAGTCGGTCGGCGAAAGGCGGAGGTGCCGGTCGAACGCCGCCGCGGCCTGCCGCCACTGCTGCCTGGCGACGTGGATCCGCCCCCA
This region includes:
- a CDS encoding YhbY family RNA-binding protein, encoding MIGPVRHTTGGKERREIRAALHGERPAVQVGKNGVDEALVASAEQALAAREAIKVRVGGGCP